In Deltaproteobacteria bacterium, one DNA window encodes the following:
- a CDS encoding HEPN domain-containing protein, which produces MKFDVQKTVHYWIEGAVYDLGVAEAMFEKEKFPYALFMGHLALEKLLKALVVRVTENHAPYTHSLPLLAQKTGLKIPQKTVRALARFMEFHFEARYPNDEKMFYRKCTKTFTTRNLQKMNEVFLWLKKQYGK; this is translated from the coding sequence ATGAAATTCGACGTACAGAAGACCGTACATTATTGGATAGAAGGCGCGGTGTATGATCTGGGAGTGGCTGAAGCCATGTTTGAAAAAGAGAAATTTCCTTACGCCCTTTTCATGGGACATTTGGCCCTGGAGAAACTTCTCAAAGCCCTTGTCGTCAGAGTAACCGAAAATCATGCACCCTATACCCATTCTCTTCCGTTGCTGGCCCAAAAAACAGGCTTGAAAATACCCCAAAAGACCGTGAGAGCACTGGCAAGATTCATGGAGTTCCATTTTGAGGCACGGTATCCGAATGATGAAAAAATGTTCTATCGAAAATGCACCAAGACTTTCACAACCCGGAATTTGCAAAAAATGAACGAGGTGTTTCTATGGTTAAAAAAGCAATACGGCAAATAA